CTGTGTCGCTGCTACAGGGATACCAAGATGGAAATCCAGGGGCTTTCTGGTGCCCAAAACATTCACTCTCAACATGGCGCCGCACACAGAACCGCTTCGTCTACACTTCGATCAGCGACAGGGTCAACACATCATTTTATTTCCACTGAAAGTGAAGCGGGTGGCCTATTGGAGTCCCCTGAGCCACAGagtgacaacaacaacaacactagGCCGAGGACATCACCGTTTCACCTACTGGCAGAAAATGGAAGCGGGGCTGCCTGTTCGCCTGTCAGCAAGCCGCAAGCAACCGATAAAAACAGTTTACCGGTTAGTAGACCGAGTGTCGGACTTTATAACGTGAACACGGAGAAAGACAATGAGCTCAACGCACTGCTTGGTTCGCATGACTTTGTTAGAACTGCCTGGAAATACGGGATAGAAAGCGGGGATTCTGTAATGCAAATGGCGCTGCCGCTGTTcgaagaggaagaggaacagaTCCCGCAGCGGCACTTAACGTTACCGTTTCCAGTTTTACGGCAGCAGCGTGAGGACGGCGCCTTCAAGCAGCCCTCGCTGGCCAACCACATAGCTGCTGCACCGGGGAGCTTCACTAGGGCGAACAGAGCAGACAAAACCGCCCAGGAACTGTATGTGGTTTGTAATGTCGTTCAAGAGGATGGCAGCTGCGAGGCACGCCAACAGCGACCGGATGTATCACCTGAGAACGGCGATAAAATGAAAGGTAAAAGGCCAGAGTGCTCTAAAGCAAGCCCCGGCTGCTCCATGGAGGTCGGAAACAGCAGTGACGTTATTCTCTGTGGATCTAATGACAACTTGAACTGTCTTGATAGCCAGATCTTGAAAAAAACTGAGCACGTTTTCAGTTTACTTAACGACAACTCTGCCTTGGCTAATGCTAAACAGACTGTTTATCACCACATTGTCGAAGACGTTGTTTTGACAAACAAATATGGCGATAAGATTTGTGGCCAGATTTGCACCGAAAACAATGAAAGTAAACTGGTGCGGGAGCTTTCGTCGCACTCCCGTATTGACGAGAGCAGTGCCTTGATTGCAGGGAACTCGGGCATCGTGGAAGCCATGGACACCTCGGACTTCATTTCAAATTCAACGGGACTGCAGGACAGTGCAAACCCGTCCACGGCCTCCACAAGTCCGCCTGCTGGTGAAACCTTTTCCGGAACTATCACGATCAACAACCAAAGCATCATAGTAACCATAGAAAACGGGATACTGACACTCGCTGCTCCACCAGAGGGGTATGTACACAAAGAGGATGACATGGTCAGTTTAAAGGAGCACCTAGGCATGAAAGACCACGAGGATATTGTTCTTCTCAACTATGATGGTGGCACTAAATCCATCGGGAAGATCAGCACGCTGGCAGTGTCCAACAACAGCCAGCAGGAAGAGCCCAGGCCTGGTTTGTCTGTGAGTGACTCTGAGCTGGCTCTGGTGGATGACTGCTCATTATCAGAGCTTGGCACTTCTCTGGATTCCTGTCCCATTATCAAGCAGGAGGCTGGGGCGCTGTGTGCTGTAACGGAGGCGGATCTGGTCACCCCACACCCCAAAGCCACTGTGGCAGACTGTGATAGTGGGGACTTTCATTCTGTACCCCTAATCAGGTCCAAGAAAGAGACTGTGGCCTCTTTTGGCTGCCCAGAACCGGCCTGCTCCTGTACATTTGACACACGTCAGAAACTCAAGGTTCACCTTCTGAACCATGCGGAGGACCCGCGCCCCTACCAGTGCACTATAGAAGGCTGCGGCTGGGCTTTTGCCACATCTTATAAGCTAAAACGCCATCTTCAGTCCCATGACAAGCAGCGGCCACACACCTGTCAGTTTGAAGGCTGCGGGCGGCGTTTCACCACAGTCTACAACCTCAAGGCTCACGTCAAAGTACATGAGCAGGATAACGCCTTCATCTGCGAGATCTGCAGCGAGAGGTTTCGCAGTGCTACACGACTCACCAATCACCAGAGGGTCCACTTTGAGCCGCAGAGGCCCCACAAGTGTGAATTCCCAGGTAACACAAGCTgactgtttgtttcattttacaacTTCCTCTTTTCACATATACATTTACTCCACCTGCTGTTGCCTGATGGTCTGGTATTGTACAACTGCACACTGGTTACATTGAATATGAAGCAAATGACCACAAAGCTGCACAAAGCATTTGGGGCAGCTAATGTGTAGGGTTATTGAAATTAACTGTACAAATCGCACTCACCATCTCTATCAAGCAAAGCATTTTATATTAAGGAGCCTCATTTTCTCTAGGCGGTGGACTCTGGCGGCTGTTTGGGAAGCTCATTTGATTTCTCTTAAACATTTTCCTTTATCTCAGAAAAGTTTCCCT
Above is a genomic segment from Micropterus dolomieu isolate WLL.071019.BEF.003 ecotype Adirondacks linkage group LG18, ASM2129224v1, whole genome shotgun sequence containing:
- the si:dkey-156n14.3 gene encoding zinc finger protein ZXDC — encoded protein: MEIQGLSGAQNIHSQHGAAHRTASSTLRSATGSTHHFISTESEAGGLLESPEPQSDNNNNTRPRTSPFHLLAENGSGAACSPVSKPQATDKNSLPVSRPSVGLYNVNTEKDNELNALLGSHDFVRTAWKYGIESGDSVMQMALPLFEEEEEQIPQRHLTLPFPVLRQQREDGAFKQPSLANHIAAAPGSFTRANRADKTAQELYVVCNVVQEDGSCEARQQRPDVSPENGDKMKGKRPECSKASPGCSMEVGNSSDVILCGSNDNLNCLDSQILKKTEHVFSLLNDNSALANAKQTVYHHIVEDVVLTNKYGDKICGQICTENNESKLVRELSSHSRIDESSALIAGNSGIVEAMDTSDFISNSTGLQDSANPSTASTSPPAGETFSGTITINNQSIIVTIENGILTLAAPPEGYVHKEDDMVSLKEHLGMKDHEDIVLLNYDGGTKSIGKISTLAVSNNSQQEEPRPGLSVSDSELALVDDCSLSELGTSLDSCPIIKQEAGALCAVTEADLVTPHPKATVADCDSGDFHSVPLIRSKKETVASFGCPEPACSCTFDTRQKLKVHLLNHAEDPRPYQCTIEGCGWAFATSYKLKRHLQSHDKQRPHTCQFEGCGRRFTTVYNLKAHVKVHEQDNAFICEICSERFRSATRLTNHQRVHFEPQRPHKCEFPGCEKTFITFSALFSHNRTHFRETGHFTCTYPGCDKTYDKACRLKIHMRSHTGERPFVCDSEGCGWSFTSMSKLLRHKRKHDDDRRFVCTEEGCGKSFTRAEHLKGHSITHLGTKPFQCHAEGCNAKFSARSSLYIHSKKHKQDASTLRTRCPVANCSKHFSSRSSLKSHMLKHHHLSPDVLSQMETTPSLTPSSELISSTPTTVAGPSIAGGDQLTNLDLSSLFSAVPGGTVPATGIGVGIPVGGNSSNGTFTMDLSLVSSGILTIDPSSVSTTLCTSASTTLAKAVDPLILAASADMGHHHGLEGTVGDVLPPQGSLNLDDVQTVNPEALGNLTALTMQSAGASVDPTLQHPLSSSSALSVEPTASLVVAPVAELLASPSKVVEVGGPGGSGPLLGCVEVLGPQDGGKVLTQFVFPGHSSSFSPQKDQELNAVSPSSFLESGGSARTDYRAIQLAKKKKQRGPSASSGSSGSSQRKSKGAKAAPAPMAPSGAHYGEGAAAANGGLTLRDPVTGAQYVQIQLLQDDPASDGDLAFQLSSQPSSSHSQLSADLPVNILQEPSVIAEDDNGSDNSQFTGSTINLQDLE